One window from the genome of Kaistia defluvii encodes:
- a CDS encoding ring-cleaving dioxygenase, which translates to MDLKLSGFHHLTAITADAPGNLAFYTKVLGLRLVKKTVNQDDTSAYHLFYGDGAATPGSDITFFDWPVGPARRGTHSIVRTGFRVDGDSLGWWRDHLRAQGVKAGDVTDLGGRQGLIFEDPEGQRLSLVDNGSKTQGHPWERSPVPAEHQILGLGPISISVRDLAPTEQVLTRVMHMKKVRDYPQSAVSTNQVHVYQMAEGGPETELHVLVEPDAPTAREGAGGVHHVAFRTPDTDSLRLWAERVRDFRIGSSGEVERYYFRSLYFREPNGVLFEIATDVPGFTADEPLETLGEHLSLPPFLEGRRQSIEDNLKPL; encoded by the coding sequence ATGGATCTGAAGCTCAGCGGCTTCCATCATCTCACCGCGATTACAGCGGATGCGCCGGGCAATCTTGCCTTTTACACGAAGGTGCTCGGCCTGCGCCTGGTCAAGAAGACTGTCAACCAGGACGATACCAGCGCCTACCACCTCTTCTATGGTGACGGCGCCGCGACGCCTGGTTCCGACATCACCTTCTTCGACTGGCCGGTTGGCCCCGCCCGCCGTGGCACGCATTCGATCGTCCGCACCGGCTTCCGCGTCGATGGCGACAGCCTCGGCTGGTGGCGCGATCATCTGCGCGCCCAGGGCGTCAAGGCCGGCGACGTCACCGATCTCGGCGGTCGCCAGGGCCTGATCTTCGAGGATCCGGAAGGGCAGCGCCTGTCGCTGGTTGACAATGGCTCCAAGACGCAGGGACATCCCTGGGAACGCAGCCCGGTTCCGGCCGAGCATCAGATCCTGGGCCTCGGCCCGATCTCGATCAGCGTGCGGGATCTCGCCCCGACCGAGCAGGTGCTGACCCGCGTCATGCACATGAAGAAGGTGCGCGACTATCCGCAGAGCGCCGTCTCGACCAACCAGGTGCATGTGTACCAGATGGCCGAAGGCGGACCGGAGACCGAACTGCACGTTCTGGTCGAGCCCGATGCGCCGACGGCCCGTGAAGGCGCCGGCGGCGTCCACCATGTGGCCTTCCGCACGCCCGACACCGACAGTTTGCGGCTCTGGGCCGAGCGGGTGCGCGATTTCCGCATCGGCTCCAGTGGCGAGGTCGAGCGCTACTACTTCCGCTCGCTCTATTTCCGTGAGCCGAACGGCGTCCTGTTCGAGATCGCCACCGACGTTCCCGGCTTCACCGCCGATGAACCTTTGGAGACGCTCGGCGAGCACCTGTCGCTGCCGCCCTTCCTGGAAGGACGCCGCCAGTCGATCGAAGACAATCTGAAGCCGCTCTAG
- a CDS encoding alpha/beta hydrolase, producing the protein MTIDRTRGSGPHSGQRILTAGAPIEAARGAVITIHGRGASADDIIGLSEHLGQDDIAYFAPQAAGSVWYPQRFIEPKALNQPWLDSALGAVHALVDDIAAAGIARERIVLLGFSQGACLALEAVARKPGRYGGAVGLSGGLIGTSGELWDGADDLAGTPVLLGCAELDGHIPLSRVQETAARFEKAGASVTTRIYRGSAHGVNADEIELTTALLSAL; encoded by the coding sequence ATGACCATCGACAGGACCAGGGGCTCCGGCCCGCATTCGGGCCAGCGCATCCTGACGGCCGGCGCACCGATCGAGGCCGCGCGCGGCGCGGTCATTACCATCCATGGCAGGGGCGCCAGCGCCGACGACATCATCGGGCTCTCCGAGCATCTCGGCCAGGACGACATCGCCTATTTCGCGCCGCAGGCGGCCGGATCGGTCTGGTATCCGCAGCGCTTCATCGAGCCGAAGGCGCTCAACCAGCCCTGGCTCGATTCGGCGCTTGGCGCCGTGCACGCCCTGGTCGATGACATCGCCGCCGCCGGCATCGCCCGCGAGCGGATCGTGCTGCTCGGCTTCTCGCAGGGCGCCTGCCTGGCGCTGGAGGCGGTGGCGCGCAAGCCGGGCCGCTATGGCGGCGCAGTCGGCCTCAGCGGCGGGCTGATCGGCACGTCGGGCGAGCTCTGGGACGGCGCCGATGATCTGGCCGGGACGCCGGTGCTGCTCGGCTGCGCCGAACTCGACGGCCACATCCCGCTGTCGCGGGTGCAGGAGACGGCGGCGCGGTTCGAAAAGGCCGGCGCCAGCGTGACGACGCGCATTTATCGCGGCTCCGCGCATGGCGTGAACGCCGACGAGATCGAACTGACGACGGCGCTGCTTTCGGCACTCTAG
- a CDS encoding SDR family NAD(P)-dependent oxidoreductase: MSNSPQRLIGRSALVVGGARGIGGAIAGRFAAEGARIVVADTEVEAGTAFAASLGGPDRARFVETDISQKADAERAVAEAVTHFGGIDIVVQNAGIYPWTLIENIEPDEWDAVMGVNLRGTYLVARAALPAMKAKGYGRMIFTSSITGPRVTSPGHGHYSASKAGINGFIKAAALEFAGYGITVNGIEPGNILTEGMKAGRSAAFIKGMEDSIPLGRLGTPDDIANAALFLASDESSYITGTTIVVDGGQTLPESKDFRLAPT; encoded by the coding sequence ATGAGCAATTCCCCCCAACGGCTCATTGGTCGCTCCGCGCTCGTCGTCGGCGGCGCGCGCGGCATCGGCGGCGCGATCGCCGGGCGCTTTGCCGCCGAGGGCGCGCGCATCGTGGTTGCCGACACCGAAGTCGAGGCCGGGACCGCCTTCGCCGCATCGCTTGGCGGGCCGGACAGGGCGCGCTTCGTCGAGACCGACATCTCGCAGAAGGCCGATGCCGAGCGGGCGGTCGCCGAAGCCGTCACGCATTTCGGCGGCATCGACATCGTTGTCCAGAATGCCGGCATCTATCCCTGGACGCTGATCGAGAATATCGAACCGGACGAATGGGACGCGGTGATGGGCGTCAACCTGCGCGGCACCTATCTGGTCGCCCGCGCCGCCCTGCCGGCGATGAAGGCCAAGGGCTATGGCCGGATGATCTTCACCTCATCGATCACCGGTCCGCGCGTCACCAGCCCCGGCCATGGCCACTACTCGGCCTCGAAGGCCGGCATCAACGGCTTCATCAAGGCGGCGGCGCTGGAGTTCGCCGGTTACGGCATCACGGTCAACGGCATCGAGCCGGGCAACATATTGACCGAGGGCATGAAGGCCGGCCGCAGCGCCGCCTTCATCAAGGGGATGGAGGATTCGATCCCGCTCGGCCGCCTCGGCACGCCGGACGACATCGCCAATGCGGCGCTGTTCCTGGCTTCCGATGAATCGTCCTACATCACCGGCACCACCATCGTCGTCGATGGCGGCCAGACCCTGCCGGAGAGCAAGGATTTTAGACTCGCGCCGACATAG
- a CDS encoding ABC transporter permease yields MLSSNRRAAIEFVLDHLVWFILIAVLALFSLAIPNYFQIGIFANIVEQSTFVGTLAIGLSLLIIAGYMDLSIESVMALAAMVVGILFAKSGVGFGFTFTPAWLVVPISLVIALGVGALVGASNAFFVVRLKMNSFIVTLAAFIWGRGLVVALSGGRSAQELPSELRFLAIERFLQIPLMGWVAILATLVFAFILNRTPFGRHLLMIGGNPTAAYRAGIKVDKLTAMTFVLAGSIAGLAGWLLAIRTSGATANLGVGMLFQTFAAVVIGGVSLKGGVGSLPGVYAGVLLLASIQTAINLMGMPAHFTQLIQGGMVLVAVLLDTFKLNIRKRLA; encoded by the coding sequence ATGCTCTCGTCCAACCGCAGGGCCGCGATCGAGTTCGTCCTCGATCACCTCGTCTGGTTCATCCTCATCGCCGTGCTGGCGCTGTTCTCGCTGGCCATCCCGAACTATTTCCAGATCGGAATCTTCGCCAACATCGTCGAGCAGTCGACCTTCGTCGGCACGCTGGCGATCGGCCTGTCGCTGCTGATCATCGCCGGCTACATGGACCTTTCCATCGAATCCGTCATGGCGCTGGCCGCGATGGTGGTGGGCATCCTGTTCGCCAAGTCCGGCGTCGGCTTCGGCTTCACCTTTACGCCCGCCTGGCTGGTGGTGCCGATCTCGCTGGTGATCGCGCTGGGCGTAGGTGCGCTGGTCGGCGCCAGCAACGCCTTCTTCGTCGTCCGGCTAAAGATGAATTCCTTCATCGTCACGCTGGCGGCCTTCATCTGGGGCCGCGGCCTGGTCGTGGCGCTTTCGGGCGGCCGCTCGGCGCAGGAGCTGCCGTCCGAGCTGCGTTTTCTGGCGATCGAGCGCTTCCTGCAGATCCCGTTGATGGGCTGGGTCGCGATCCTCGCCACGCTGGTCTTCGCCTTCATCCTGAACCGTACGCCGTTCGGCCGCCATCTGCTGATGATCGGCGGCAACCCGACTGCGGCCTATCGCGCCGGCATCAAGGTCGACAAGCTGACCGCGATGACCTTCGTGCTGGCCGGTTCGATCGCCGGCCTGGCCGGCTGGCTGCTCGCCATCCGCACCTCGGGCGCGACCGCCAATCTCGGCGTCGGCATGCTGTTCCAGACCTTCGCGGCGGTCGTCATCGGCGGCGTCAGCCTGAAGGGCGGCGTCGGCAGCCTGCCGGGCGTGTACGCCGGCGTGCTCCTGCTCGCCTCGATCCAGACGGCCATCAACCTGATGGGCATGCCGGCGCATTTCACGCAGCTCATCCAGGGCGGCATGGTGCTGGTGGCGGTCCTTCTCGATACCTTCAAGCTCAACATCAGAAAGAGGCTCGCCTGA
- a CDS encoding sugar ABC transporter substrate-binding protein: MKRLMGVLAGAVVLGAATFLTPAAWAADKGKIYYLVPTLLDEFQTGSVTAITKFMKDVGYETVALNADNKTDVQQGQMNDVIALKPSAIVLAAVDFNALKPQIEAARAAGIPVMEFDRQITSTKSDLTSVAGTVEIGHVAAGEAERLLKEKNGAVKGKILQVLGDPGDPYTLDIQKGFEEKMKAFPDVTIISKPAMQWEASAAGSIVSDQLLANPDIDLIFVHAAHLSVAAVASLEAAGKKPGDVLLISSNGAPVGLDLIRKGWQQVEVEQPLFAQAAALAMFADKVVNKQPIKAGTYDVLGLQGVVTEESWGPNIKIPGAAITKANVDDPKFWGNMKTPEAPVKSVE; this comes from the coding sequence ATGAAGCGATTGATGGGTGTTCTGGCGGGAGCCGTCGTGCTCGGCGCCGCAACCTTCCTGACCCCGGCCGCCTGGGCCGCCGACAAGGGCAAGATCTATTACCTCGTGCCGACCCTGCTGGACGAATTCCAGACCGGCTCGGTGACGGCGATCACCAAGTTCATGAAGGATGTCGGCTACGAGACGGTCGCGCTCAACGCCGACAACAAGACCGACGTGCAGCAGGGCCAGATGAATGACGTCATCGCGCTCAAGCCGTCGGCAATCGTGCTCGCCGCCGTCGATTTCAACGCCCTGAAGCCGCAGATCGAGGCCGCGCGCGCGGCCGGCATTCCGGTGATGGAATTCGACCGCCAGATCACCTCGACGAAAAGCGACCTGACTTCGGTCGCCGGCACGGTCGAGATCGGCCATGTCGCGGCCGGCGAGGCCGAGCGCCTGCTCAAGGAAAAGAACGGCGCGGTCAAGGGCAAGATCCTCCAGGTCCTCGGCGACCCCGGCGATCCCTACACGCTCGACATCCAGAAGGGCTTTGAAGAGAAGATGAAGGCGTTCCCGGACGTCACCATCATCTCGAAGCCGGCCATGCAGTGGGAAGCCTCGGCCGCCGGCTCGATCGTGTCGGACCAGCTTCTCGCCAATCCGGACATCGACCTGATCTTCGTTCATGCCGCGCATCTCTCGGTCGCCGCCGTCGCGTCGCTCGAAGCCGCCGGCAAGAAGCCCGGCGACGTCCTCCTGATCTCGTCGAACGGCGCGCCCGTCGGTCTCGACCTGATCCGCAAGGGCTGGCAGCAGGTTGAGGTCGAACAGCCGCTGTTCGCCCAGGCCGCAGCGCTCGCCATGTTCGCCGACAAGGTCGTCAACAAGCAGCCGATCAAGGCTGGCACCTATGACGTGCTCGGCCTGCAGGGTGTCGTGACCGAGGAAAGCTGGGGCCCGAACATCAAGATCCCGGGTGCCGCCATCACCAAGGCCAATGTCGACGATCCGAAGTTCTGGGGCAACATGAAGACCCCGGAAGCCCCGGTTAAGTCGGTCGAGTAA